A genomic stretch from Erwinia sp. E_sp_B01_1 includes:
- the kdpF gene encoding K(+)-transporting ATPase subunit F, with product MSTEIITGTGLVFLLLGYLFYALLRAEAF from the coding sequence GTGAGCACAGAAATTATTACCGGCACCGGGCTGGTATTTTTGCTTCTGGGGTATCTGTTTTATGCCCTGTTGCGGGCGGAGGCATTCTGA
- a CDS encoding nitrate reductase, translated as MKTTCPYCGVGCGVEIVSQQPGSCQVRGDKDHPANSGRLCVKGAALGETLGSEGRLLHPQVDGVRTGWPHALDEVASRLRQVIDQYGPQAVAFYASGQLLTEDYYVANKLMKGFLGVANIDTNSRLCMASAVVGYKRAFGADAVPCCYEDLALADLVVVTGSNTAWAHPVAWQRLVQAKKDRPGMKIVVIDPRRTATCEQADLHLALKPGSDAALFNGLLHWLERHQGLGADAASWLSGLPETLDAASNWGIAAVADFCELAETDVVAFYRLFLTSPAVLTLYCMGINQSTSGSDKCNAIINAHLACGKIGLPGSGPFSLTGQPNAMGGREVGGLANQLAAHMGFSAQEVDLVQRFWQSPGVADRPGLKAVEMFQAAGRGEIKALWIMGTNPAVSLPDGSAVRAALQHCPLVIVSDVCAQTDTTALADILLPAQGWGEKNGTVTNSERRLSRQRSFVKPAGEAKPDWWILSQVAQRLGFADAFSWQHPAEIFREHAALSGFENHGQRAFDISALAEIDNHQWDRLAPVQWPVNQQHPAGCARLFGDRHFFHPDGKARLIPIVPRLPVAQADAAYPLIANTGRIRDQWHTMTRTGSVPRLMQHYSEPFCEIHPQDALQYRLREADLVRVQSASGWMICRAKISEGQLPGNVFLPMHWNRQFCHQGSVDALVAPEVCPASGQPESKQTAVRLRRWKSDWQGALYLREAAPLGEELWWAKVPEQGATRYQLAGPGNAQRWLTEQGVLTGLDLQTAEAEGEYFHLLGWRKGELALAFYSGRGPVDINNEAVVSAFAQPPGDAAGRFALLAGRATSGISRGRTVCSCFGVGENTINAAIAAGCCSTEALGASLKCGTNCGSCLPELKQLIARAQSAA; from the coding sequence ATGAAAACCACCTGTCCTTACTGCGGGGTCGGCTGTGGGGTGGAGATTGTCTCTCAGCAGCCGGGCAGCTGTCAGGTCCGGGGCGACAAAGATCACCCGGCCAACTCAGGGCGGTTGTGTGTGAAAGGAGCAGCCCTGGGCGAGACGCTGGGCAGTGAAGGGCGGTTGTTACATCCGCAGGTGGATGGCGTGCGCACCGGGTGGCCTCATGCGCTGGATGAAGTGGCCAGCCGGTTGCGGCAGGTCATCGATCAATATGGCCCGCAGGCGGTGGCTTTTTATGCCTCTGGCCAGCTGCTGACCGAAGACTATTACGTCGCTAACAAGCTGATGAAAGGCTTTCTGGGCGTAGCAAATATTGATACCAACTCCCGGCTCTGTATGGCGTCTGCGGTAGTGGGCTACAAAAGAGCTTTTGGCGCGGATGCGGTTCCCTGCTGTTATGAGGATCTGGCGCTGGCCGATCTGGTGGTGGTGACCGGCTCCAACACGGCCTGGGCGCATCCGGTCGCCTGGCAACGGCTGGTACAGGCGAAAAAAGATCGTCCGGGGATGAAGATCGTGGTGATCGATCCCCGCAGAACGGCAACCTGCGAGCAGGCCGATCTGCACCTGGCACTGAAGCCGGGCAGTGATGCCGCGCTGTTTAACGGGCTGCTGCACTGGCTGGAGCGGCACCAGGGGCTGGGGGCTGATGCCGCCTCCTGGCTGAGCGGCCTGCCGGAAACGCTGGACGCCGCCAGCAATTGGGGCATAGCCGCCGTGGCCGATTTTTGTGAACTGGCTGAAACCGATGTGGTGGCGTTTTACCGTCTGTTTCTCACTTCGCCAGCCGTGCTGACGCTTTACTGCATGGGCATCAATCAGTCCACCAGCGGTAGCGACAAGTGTAATGCCATTATCAATGCCCATCTCGCCTGCGGCAAAATCGGCCTGCCGGGCAGCGGTCCGTTTTCGCTGACCGGACAGCCAAATGCGATGGGAGGCCGTGAAGTGGGCGGCCTGGCGAACCAGCTGGCTGCGCACATGGGCTTTTCAGCTCAGGAGGTCGATCTGGTGCAGCGTTTCTGGCAAAGCCCTGGCGTAGCTGACCGGCCAGGCCTCAAGGCGGTGGAGATGTTCCAGGCGGCGGGACGTGGAGAGATCAAAGCGCTGTGGATTATGGGCACCAACCCGGCTGTTTCCCTGCCGGATGGCAGTGCGGTCAGGGCCGCGCTACAGCATTGTCCGCTGGTGATTGTCTCCGACGTCTGCGCGCAGACGGATACCACCGCACTGGCTGATATCCTGCTGCCTGCACAGGGCTGGGGGGAGAAAAACGGCACCGTGACCAACTCTGAACGCCGACTCTCCCGTCAGCGCAGTTTTGTTAAACCAGCGGGTGAAGCGAAGCCGGACTGGTGGATCCTCAGCCAGGTGGCTCAACGGCTTGGCTTCGCTGACGCCTTTAGCTGGCAGCATCCGGCGGAGATTTTCCGTGAGCATGCCGCGCTGTCGGGCTTCGAAAATCACGGTCAGCGGGCTTTTGATATCAGCGCGCTGGCGGAGATTGACAATCATCAGTGGGATCGGCTGGCCCCGGTTCAGTGGCCGGTGAATCAGCAGCATCCCGCTGGCTGTGCAAGGTTGTTTGGCGATCGTCATTTCTTTCATCCCGATGGCAAAGCCCGGCTGATACCGATTGTGCCGCGTCTGCCGGTGGCGCAGGCAGACGCGGCCTATCCGCTGATAGCCAATACCGGACGCATCCGCGACCAGTGGCACACCATGACGCGTACCGGCAGCGTGCCGCGGCTGATGCAGCATTACAGCGAACCCTTCTGCGAAATCCATCCGCAGGATGCCCTGCAATATCGCCTGCGTGAAGCTGACCTGGTTCGCGTACAGTCCGCCAGCGGCTGGATGATCTGCCGGGCAAAAATCAGTGAAGGTCAGTTGCCTGGCAACGTCTTCCTGCCGATGCACTGGAACCGCCAGTTTTGCCATCAGGGCAGCGTGGATGCGCTGGTCGCTCCCGAAGTCTGCCCGGCGTCCGGGCAGCCGGAAAGTAAACAGACGGCGGTGCGGTTGCGTCGCTGGAAAAGTGACTGGCAGGGGGCTTTATACCTGCGTGAAGCAGCCCCGCTGGGGGAGGAACTGTGGTGGGCAAAAGTGCCTGAGCAGGGTGCCACCCGCTACCAGCTTGCGGGACCGGGTAACGCACAGCGCTGGCTGACAGAGCAGGGCGTGCTGACCGGTTTAGATCTCCAGACCGCAGAAGCAGAGGGGGAATATTTCCATCTGCTGGGCTGGAGAAAGGGCGAGCTGGCCCTGGCTTTCTACAGCGGGCGTGGGCCGGTTGACATTAATAATGAGGCGGTGGTTTCTGCCTTTGCTCAACCGCCTGGCGATGCCGCAGGACGATTTGCGCTGCTGGCTGGCCGCGCCACCAGCGGCATCAGCCGGGGCAGAACGGTATGTAGCTGCTTTGGCGTGGGCGAAAACACCATTAACGCAGCGATTGCCGCAGGCTGTTGCAGCACTGAAGCGCTGGGTGCCAGCCTGAAATGCGGCACCAACTGCGGCTCCTGTCTTCCCGAACTGAAACAGCTGATTGCCCGCGCGCAGTCAGCCGCCTGA
- the cobA gene encoding uroporphyrinogen-III C-methyltransferase: MTTLHAGLEKLLASNGHGKQAGAVWLVGAGPGDVDLLTVKALRLIEQAEVVVYDRLVSPEILALIPASALSIDVGKTPGFHGMKQSQINQLLVELAAAGQQVIRLKGGDPFIFGRGGEEMTAVQEAGLVCHIVPGITAATGCAAATGIPLTHRDLAQSVRFITGHGKDGKPQLDWESLKDARQTLVFYMGLTWCGALSEQLIAFGRDAETPVAIVERGTRADQRVTLTTLHQLAETVLREKPQSPALLIVGEVVRLYRKKELTECASLRLQTV, translated from the coding sequence ATGACAACATTACATGCAGGGCTGGAAAAATTGTTAGCCAGTAACGGTCACGGAAAACAGGCCGGTGCGGTCTGGCTGGTGGGGGCCGGGCCGGGCGATGTGGATCTGCTGACGGTCAAGGCGCTGCGGCTGATTGAACAGGCAGAAGTGGTGGTGTATGACCGCCTGGTCAGCCCGGAAATTCTGGCCCTGATCCCCGCTTCGGCGCTGAGCATCGACGTGGGTAAAACGCCCGGTTTTCACGGTATGAAGCAGTCACAAATCAACCAGCTGCTGGTGGAGCTGGCCGCCGCAGGGCAGCAGGTGATCCGTCTGAAAGGCGGCGATCCCTTTATCTTTGGGCGCGGTGGCGAAGAGATGACGGCGGTACAGGAAGCGGGGCTGGTCTGCCACATCGTGCCCGGCATCACCGCCGCCACCGGCTGCGCAGCGGCAACGGGGATCCCCCTGACGCACCGGGATCTGGCTCAGTCGGTACGCTTTATTACCGGACATGGCAAAGACGGCAAACCGCAGCTGGACTGGGAAAGCCTGAAAGATGCGCGGCAGACGCTGGTGTTTTATATGGGCCTGACCTGGTGCGGAGCGCTGAGCGAACAGCTGATCGCCTTCGGCCGCGATGCCGAAACGCCGGTAGCCATTGTGGAGCGTGGCACCCGGGCCGATCAGCGTGTCACCCTCACCACTTTGCACCAGCTGGCTGAAACGGTATTGCGTGAGAAACCGCAGTCGCCCGCTTTATTGATCGTGGGCGAGGTGGTGCGGTTATACCGGAAGAAGGAATTAACTGAGTGCGCGAGTCTCAGGCTACAGACTGTATAA
- the zinT gene encoding metal-binding protein ZinT, which produces MAGHLKLLLSLGTLLVSGQVFAHGHSHGKPLTEVEQKAAVGVFNDTDVKDRSLTDWEGTWQSVYPIMLKGEMDPVFRKKAEKEQGKSFEQIKEYYRKGYATDVTEIGIENGSMEFHTGEQVNACKYDYAGYKIFTYASGKKGVRYLFECKDASSKAPKFVQFSDHTIGPRQSAHFHIFMGNTSQEALFKEMDNWPTYYPWQMNNEQVVEEMLHH; this is translated from the coding sequence TTGGCTGGTCATTTAAAATTACTCCTTTCTCTGGGCACACTTCTGGTTAGCGGGCAGGTTTTTGCCCACGGACATTCGCATGGAAAACCGCTGACGGAGGTGGAACAAAAAGCCGCCGTGGGCGTATTCAACGACACGGATGTTAAGGATCGCAGCCTCACAGACTGGGAAGGAACCTGGCAGTCCGTCTATCCGATCATGCTGAAAGGGGAGATGGACCCTGTGTTCAGGAAAAAAGCTGAAAAGGAGCAGGGGAAATCCTTTGAGCAGATCAAAGAGTACTACCGTAAAGGCTATGCCACTGACGTCACGGAAATTGGCATTGAAAACGGCAGCATGGAATTTCATACAGGCGAGCAGGTGAATGCCTGTAAGTATGATTATGCGGGCTATAAAATTTTCACTTACGCCTCGGGGAAAAAAGGGGTGCGTTATCTGTTCGAATGTAAGGACGCCAGCAGCAAAGCGCCAAAATTCGTGCAGTTCAGCGATCACACCATTGGCCCACGTCAATCTGCCCACTTCCATATTTTCATGGGCAACACCTCACAAGAGGCGCTGTTCAAAGAGATGGATAACTGGCCGACTTATTATCCGTGGCAGATGAACAATGAGCAGGTCGTAGAGGAGATGCTGCACCATTAA